In a single window of the Nicotiana tomentosiformis chromosome 8, ASM39032v3, whole genome shotgun sequence genome:
- the LOC138897783 gene encoding uncharacterized protein: protein MVNEAKEIVSKKQKGMGSRRRVDQLLPLREDIKHTNIAPFLSRRIYSFTKDGFRAWNKGIERLNAHVSEVNSVHNRCFKMMLNLSNQAQSILTSFDKQSEKTKSEYRVRLNTSIDVARYLLKEGMSFRGHDEREASTRRGNFLDLLKWSSFKRREMLRDDQAEKLEELLVLGEIHTGSGLNQELGLQRADQDIVSAMKLVGFAKRQLQDMRDSRWNSLIKDVSLFCVKHSIVIPEMNMNYVRGKSKRKKSSGTYSYHLRAEVFYAIIDLQLSELNNHFNKVNIDLLLSMASLSRDNSFVNYDKDKIMKLATHYPNEFTDSMLEDLSFELDIYIDYVREAGNEFSNLKRLGDLSETLVKTNLHMT from the exons ATGGTAAATGAAGCTAAAGAAATAGTAAGCAAGAAACAGAAAGGGATGGGATCTAGGAGAAGAGTGGATCAGT TACTTCCACTAAGGGAAGACATCAAACATACAAATATTGCTCCCTTTTTGTCAAG GAGGATATATTCTTTTACAAAAGATGGTTTTAGGGCTTGGAATAAAGGTATAGAGAGGCTTAACGCACATGTGAGTGAAGTGAATAGTGTTCATAATCGGTGTTTCAAGATGATGCTAAATTTATCGAATCAAGCACAATCTATTTTAACATCTTTTGATAAGCAATCCGAGAAAACTAAAAGTGAGTATCGGGTTCGCCTGAATACCTCAATTGATGTTGCAAGGTATCTTTTGAAAGAAGGAATGTCTTTTCGGGGTCACGATGAACGTGAAGCTTCTACAAGAAGAGGCAACTTCTTGGATCTCTTAAAGTG GAGTTCTTTTAAGCGTAGGGAGATGCTTCGAGATGATCAAGCAGAAAAATTAGAGGAACTACTAGTGCTTGGTGAAATTCATACAGGAAGCGGTTTAAATCAAGAACTTGGACTTCAAAGGGCAG ATCAAGATATTGTAAGTGCAATGAAGCTTGTTGGTTTTGCAAAGAGACAATTGCAAGATATGAGAGATTCTAGATGGAATTCTTTGATAAAAGACGTCTCGTTATTTTGTGTCAAGCATAGTATTGTGATCCCAGAAATGAATATGAATTATGTTCGTGGAAAGTCAAAGCGTAAGAAATCAAGTGGTACATATTCTTATCATTTGCGTGCAGAGGTTTTCTATGCTATTATTGATTTGCAACTTTCGGAGCTTAACAATCATTTCAATAAAGTGAATATTGATCTACTTCTTAGTATGGCTAGTTTGAGTCGAGATAATTCTTTTGTAAATTATGATAAAGACAAGATTATGAAACTTGCTACACACTATCCGAATGAGTTCACTGATTCTATGCTTGAAGATCTTAGTTTTGAGCTTGACATCTATATTGACTATGTGCGAGAGGCGGGCAATGAATTCTCTAACTTGAAAAGACTTGGAGATCTTTCAGAGACATTGGTTAAAACAAATTTGCACATGACTTGA
- the LOC104090246 gene encoding uncharacterized protein, giving the protein MTLSPFVASDVLPRRAIASVATSARKDNVKRSLEKFIQSQLIDDQGTPIQPSQEEIMNMWIKAAGDVHKGRVYGLGSEFSLGRRTSGSSGSYSSLHCSVDLDEFEQLNRKVAMITELYLQERAAREEEAKRREEEDRRREEEERRREKEMRRKDDALRLVSSDIKCLKS; this is encoded by the exons ATGACCCTAAGTCCATTTGTAGCGTCGGACGTTCTACCAAGAAGGGCAATAGCAAGCGTGGCTACATCGGCAAGAAAG GATAATGTCAAACGAAGCTTGGAGAAGTTTATTCAAAGTCAGTTGATTGATGATCAAGGTACGCCAATCCAACCATCCCAAGAGGAGATCATGAACATGTGGATTAAGGCAGCCGGTGACGTGCATAAGGGGAGAGTCTACGGCCTTGGATCAGAGTTTAGTCTCGGCCGTCGTACTTCTGGATCATCTGGTTCTTATTCTTCCTTACATTGCTCGGTTGATCTGGATGAGTTTGAGCAATTGAATAGGAAGGTAGCGATGATTACAGAGTTATATCTTCAAGAAAGGGCTGCAAGGGAAGAAGAGGCAAAGCGAAGGGAGGAAGAAGATAGGCGAAGAGAGGAAGAGGAAAGGCGAAGGGAGAAAGAAATGAGGCGAAAGGACGATGCATTAAGACTTGTCTCTAGTGATATTAAATGCCTCAAGTCTTAG